The following are from one region of the bacterium genome:
- a CDS encoding RNA-binding transcriptional accessory protein: MTEQDFFRIIAEEENIRAEQVQATVALLDDENTVPFIARYRKEVTGGLDEIKIIAIQDRMRYLRLLAERKQTVLKSITEQGKLTDELAAKISAAMKLQEVEDLYLPYKPKKRTRATVAREKGLEPLAQRMWEQQDTAGDPEQVALAFVSEDKGVNSVKEALAGACDIIAEWVSDDADVRKLTRELTWDHASLHAEARDPENLDVYEMYKDYRDPLKKVVPHRTLAINRGEREGFLKVAIEAPVPEILADLEKRFLTNPACIFTDYNRAAIKDSYERLVAPAIERELRNRLSEVADEHAINIFAANLRNLLMQPPTHGHIIMGIDPGYRTGCKVAVIDRTGKYLAGETIYPHEPQKRWDYSKQQLLELARQHQVSIIAIGNGTASRETEQLVAELIKDAASGENPLDLRYTIVSEAGASVYSASELARQELPDLEAAQRGNVSIARRLLDPLSELVKIDPKSIGVGLYQHDVNQTRLAESLDRVVESCVNAVGVDLNTASAALLHYVAGITRSVADNLVAFRNEKGHFTSRQQLLEVKGIGPKAFTQCAGFLRIPNADTFFDSTAVHPESYEAAERFLTILELTPEMVRTQRQRFNEMIKALHRPLTEIAAECQIGLPTLEDIIAAMEKPDRDPREEAPKPIFRQDVLKMEDLKEGMILKGTVRNVVDFGAFVDIGVKQDGLVHLSAMSHKYIKSPLEVVAVGDVIDVRVLRVDLDKGRIGLSMLLDGDRRPPERAKPQAKPGGEHKPHERGGGKHHRERRHGRPEKPAQSEGKEQKADNKGQRPEQKARPPKERKANTRDAENFAASLQQLVNKYSNRS, from the coding sequence GTGACTGAGCAGGACTTTTTTCGCATCATCGCCGAAGAAGAGAACATCCGCGCGGAACAAGTGCAAGCCACCGTGGCTTTGCTCGACGATGAAAACACCGTTCCCTTCATCGCCCGCTACCGCAAGGAAGTGACCGGGGGGCTGGACGAGATCAAGATCATCGCGATCCAGGATCGCATGCGCTACCTGCGCCTGTTGGCAGAACGCAAGCAGACCGTGCTCAAATCGATCACGGAACAGGGCAAACTCACCGACGAGCTGGCTGCAAAAATCTCGGCCGCCATGAAGCTGCAGGAGGTCGAAGATCTTTATCTGCCCTACAAGCCCAAGAAACGCACCCGCGCCACCGTGGCCAGGGAAAAAGGCCTCGAACCGCTGGCGCAACGCATGTGGGAGCAGCAGGACACGGCCGGCGACCCCGAGCAAGTCGCGCTGGCGTTCGTCAGCGAGGACAAGGGCGTCAACAGCGTCAAAGAGGCGCTGGCGGGCGCCTGCGACATCATCGCGGAATGGGTGAGCGACGATGCCGACGTGCGCAAGCTCACCCGCGAGCTGACCTGGGATCACGCCAGCCTGCACGCCGAAGCGCGCGATCCGGAAAATCTCGATGTGTATGAGATGTACAAGGACTATCGCGATCCACTGAAGAAAGTCGTGCCGCACCGCACGCTCGCCATCAATCGCGGCGAACGCGAAGGCTTCTTGAAAGTGGCGATCGAGGCACCGGTGCCGGAAATTCTGGCGGATTTGGAAAAGCGTTTCCTCACCAATCCGGCCTGCATCTTCACGGATTACAATCGCGCCGCGATCAAGGACTCCTATGAACGGCTGGTGGCTCCGGCCATCGAGCGCGAGCTGCGCAACCGCCTTTCCGAAGTCGCGGACGAACACGCCATCAACATCTTTGCAGCGAACCTGCGCAACTTGCTGATGCAGCCGCCCACCCACGGCCACATCATCATGGGCATCGACCCGGGCTATCGCACCGGCTGCAAGGTTGCCGTGATCGACAGAACCGGCAAGTATCTGGCTGGCGAGACGATCTATCCGCACGAGCCGCAAAAGCGCTGGGATTATTCCAAACAGCAATTGCTCGAGCTGGCGCGCCAGCATCAGGTCAGCATCATCGCCATCGGCAACGGCACCGCCAGCCGCGAGACCGAGCAACTGGTGGCGGAGCTGATCAAAGATGCGGCCAGCGGCGAAAATCCGCTGGACCTGCGCTACACCATCGTGAGCGAAGCGGGCGCCTCGGTTTATTCCGCCTCCGAGCTGGCGCGGCAGGAACTGCCCGATCTCGAGGCGGCGCAGCGCGGCAACGTTTCCATCGCGCGGCGGCTGCTCGATCCGCTGTCCGAGCTGGTCAAGATCGATCCCAAATCCATCGGCGTGGGCTTGTATCAGCACGATGTCAACCAAACCCGGCTGGCGGAGTCGCTCGATCGGGTGGTGGAGTCATGTGTGAATGCCGTGGGCGTGGATTTGAACACGGCCTCGGCGGCGCTGCTGCATTACGTCGCCGGTATCACGCGCAGCGTCGCGGATAATCTCGTCGCCTTTCGCAACGAGAAAGGGCATTTCACCTCGCGCCAACAACTGCTCGAAGTCAAGGGCATCGGCCCCAAGGCTTTCACGCAGTGCGCCGGCTTTTTGCGCATTCCCAATGCCGATACGTTTTTCGACTCGACCGCGGTCCATCCCGAATCGTATGAAGCGGCGGAACGATTTCTGACGATTCTGGAGCTCACGCCCGAGATGGTGCGCACGCAGCGCCAGCGCTTCAATGAAATGATCAAAGCGCTGCACCGGCCGCTTACCGAGATCGCAGCGGAATGCCAGATCGGCCTGCCGACGCTGGAAGACATCATCGCCGCGATGGAAAAACCCGATCGTGATCCGCGCGAGGAAGCGCCCAAACCCATCTTCCGCCAGGATGTTCTGAAAATGGAAGATCTCAAGGAGGGCATGATTCTCAAAGGCACGGTGCGCAACGTGGTGGACTTCGGCGCGTTTGTTGACATCGGCGTGAAGCAGGACGGCCTGGTGCATCTCTCCGCGATGTCGCACAAGTACATCAAAAGCCCGCTCGAAGTCGTGGCGGTGGGCGATGTCATCGACGTGCGTGTGCTGCGTGTTGATCTCGACAAGGGCCGCATCGGCCTGAGCATGCTGCTGGACGGTGACCGGCGGCCGCCGGAGCGTGCGAAGCCGCAGGCGAAACCCGGCGGCGAACACAAGCCGCACGAACGCGGCGGCGGCAAACACCATCGCGAGCGCCGGCATGGCCGGCCGGAGAAACCGGCGCAAAGCGAAGGCAAGGAACAGAAAGCGGATAACAAGGGGCAACGGCCGGAACAGAAGGCGCGTCCGCCCAAGGAGCGCAAAGCCAACACCCGTGATGCGGAGAACTTTGCTGCGTCCTTGCAGCAACTCGTGAACAAGTATTCGAATCGCTCGTGA